The following proteins come from a genomic window of Candidatus Francisella endociliophora:
- a CDS encoding tRNA-(ms[2]io[6]A)-hydroxylase — protein sequence MTDSLYANFASIEDFLLCVTPDQWVKKALDNIELMLIDHAHCEMKAASSAMTYIYRHPDKYDLVTRMSRIAREELVHFEQVMRILKKRNIEYKAISASRYAGELIKVARTDREGRFIDALIIGAYIEARSCERFAKIAPFLDADLQKFYSGLLESEKRHFTIYLSFAEKYSSKNISVDIKRIGEIEKELILSPDSEFRFHSGI from the coding sequence ATGACTGATAGTTTATATGCAAACTTTGCTTCTATTGAGGATTTTTTATTATGCGTAACTCCTGATCAATGGGTTAAAAAAGCACTAGATAATATAGAGTTAATGCTGATTGATCATGCTCATTGTGAGATGAAGGCAGCATCATCGGCAATGACATATATTTATAGGCATCCAGACAAATATGATTTAGTTACAAGAATGTCAAGAATAGCGCGTGAAGAGCTGGTACATTTTGAGCAGGTAATGAGAATCTTAAAAAAGCGTAATATTGAGTATAAAGCTATATCAGCATCAAGATATGCTGGAGAGTTAATTAAGGTCGCTAGAACAGATAGAGAAGGCCGGTTTATAGATGCTTTGATAATAGGGGCATATATAGAAGCTCGTTCATGTGAGAGGTTTGCTAAGATAGCACCGTTCTTAGATGCTGATTTACAGAAGTTTTATAGTGGTCTTTTGGAGTCTGAAAAGAGGCATTTTACAATTTATCTGAGTTTTGCAGAAAAATATTCATCAAAGAATATTTCTGTAGATATTAAAAGAATTGGTGAAATTGAAAAAGAACTTATTCTATCACCTGATAGTGAATTTCGTTTTCATAGTGGTATTTAA
- a CDS encoding glycoside hydrolase family 3 protein: MKKKLFVGALIASSMMACAVAETAITTVNPNNIQESFYNPYLMKARKIVAKMTLDEKIGQMIVPTTTIMIPNPEDAKYLESLSDDKLIKKFGLDKIKKYHIGSILVGGNDVPFDANDPSLKMWQKIARLAKSQYSGPKGTELLLGTDEVHGNQHVIGSPLFPQNIGLGATHNPKLVKEAAKMTAAGTLESGFNWVYAPTVAIAHDYRWGRTYESFSQNPDIVKSMAYNFVEGLQATQNNHITGALATVKHFIGDGRTVNGLDEGNTEIDNIDELWAVDGAGYRGAIDANVGSLMPSYSSLNGIPMHYGGDKDLLQRITTTGIAGYKFEGIVVSDYAAISKAQAKYNMLNKDSQISFIDSLSMSINSGVDMIMLGIFNTAIPNHYPKDFLGEQSKDINSLYTHQNKTPWPKTLEGYNYSNDVDMLKAIKFAIEQKRIPMSRIDDAVTRIIAVKLAMKSKMKPVDNKQVQKASLKAAEQSLVLLKNDNKTLPVDPSDIKNVVLIGDYDDIGKQNGGWTVLWQGFTGNQWWLPGSEAKKHSGAMSYIDGLKNNFSKDTNFITKLNKDDKDNLSKNNTIALVVLSEKPYAEYHGDVDNNSPLYADEYKKPQSKFLGLKFTKKQAKEIKKLKALGIPIITVVQSGRPLVITDGNDKAPLQNSNAMIAAWLPGTSGGQAVANVITGSYKLKSFKTKINGKEYYSNTLPFAWPKNMEEVRSHNYSLFQEGYGLEN; the protein is encoded by the coding sequence ATGAAAAAGAAATTGTTTGTTGGAGCTCTTATAGCTTCTAGTATGATGGCGTGTGCTGTTGCTGAAACAGCAATAACAACAGTTAACCCAAATAACATTCAAGAGAGCTTTTATAATCCATATTTAATGAAGGCTAGGAAAATAGTAGCTAAGATGACATTAGATGAAAAAATAGGTCAAATGATTGTACCTACGACAACTATTATGATTCCTAATCCTGAAGATGCTAAATATTTAGAATCTCTATCAGACGATAAACTTATTAAAAAATTTGGTCTAGATAAGATTAAAAAATATCATATTGGTTCAATACTTGTTGGTGGAAATGATGTGCCTTTTGACGCAAATGATCCATCACTTAAAATGTGGCAAAAAATTGCTAGACTTGCTAAAAGCCAGTATTCTGGACCAAAAGGAACAGAGCTTTTATTAGGTACAGATGAAGTTCATGGTAATCAGCATGTCATAGGATCTCCATTATTTCCTCAAAATATTGGATTAGGGGCTACACATAATCCTAAATTAGTAAAAGAGGCTGCTAAAATGACAGCAGCTGGTACGCTAGAATCAGGTTTTAATTGGGTGTATGCACCAACTGTAGCAATTGCTCATGATTATAGATGGGGTAGAACGTATGAGTCGTTCTCACAAAATCCAGATATTGTAAAATCAATGGCATATAACTTCGTTGAGGGGTTGCAAGCAACACAAAATAATCATATTACTGGAGCTTTAGCAACAGTTAAGCATTTTATAGGTGATGGTAGAACTGTTAACGGTTTAGATGAAGGTAATACTGAAATTGATAATATAGATGAGTTATGGGCAGTTGATGGAGCTGGTTATAGAGGAGCTATTGATGCTAATGTTGGTAGCTTAATGCCATCGTATAGTAGTTTAAATGGAATTCCTATGCACTATGGTGGTGATAAGGATCTTTTACAAAGAATAACTACTACAGGGATAGCAGGTTACAAATTTGAAGGTATTGTAGTATCTGACTATGCAGCTATTTCAAAAGCTCAGGCTAAATATAATATGCTTAACAAAGATAGTCAAATCTCATTTATTGATTCATTATCTATGTCAATAAATAGCGGTGTAGATATGATAATGTTAGGTATATTTAATACAGCTATACCAAACCACTATCCTAAAGATTTTTTAGGTGAGCAATCTAAAGATATAAATTCATTATACACTCATCAAAATAAAACGCCTTGGCCAAAAACACTAGAAGGCTACAACTATAGTAATGATGTGGACATGTTAAAAGCTATAAAATTTGCTATAGAACAAAAAAGAATACCAATGTCTCGTATAGATGATGCAGTTACTAGAATTATAGCAGTTAAGCTTGCAATGAAATCAAAAATGAAGCCTGTTGATAATAAACAGGTGCAAAAAGCCAGTCTTAAAGCAGCTGAGCAGTCTTTAGTACTTTTAAAGAATGATAATAAAACCTTACCTGTAGATCCAAGTGATATTAAGAATGTTGTATTAATAGGTGATTATGATGATATTGGTAAACAAAATGGTGGTTGGACTGTTTTGTGGCAAGGGTTTACAGGTAATCAATGGTGGCTACCGGGATCTGAGGCTAAAAAACATAGTGGTGCAATGAGCTATATTGATGGATTAAAAAATAATTTTTCTAAAGATACTAATTTTATAACTAAACTAAACAAGGATGATAAAGATAATCTAAGTAAAAATAATACTATTGCACTTGTTGTTTTATCAGAAAAACCATATGCAGAGTATCACGGTGATGTTGATAACAATAGTCCTTTATATGCAGATGAGTATAAAAAGCCACAGTCAAAATTTTTAGGGCTTAAGTTTACTAAAAAACAAGCAAAAGAAATTAAAAAATTAAAAGCCTTAGGTATACCTATTATAACTGTTGTTCAATCAGGTAGACCTCTAGTTATTACTGATGGTAATGATAAAGCGCCATTACAGAATAGTAATGCTATGATTGCAGCATGGCTACCAGGCACAAGTGGGGGGCAGGCTGTAGCAAATGTTATTACAGGCAGTTATAAACTTAAGTCATTTAAGACTAAAATAAATGGCAAAGAGTACTATAGTAATACTTTACCATTTGCTTGGCCGAAAAATATGGAAGAAGTTCGAAGTCATAATTATAGCTTGTTCCAAGAAGGGTATGGATTGGAAAATTAG
- a CDS encoding leucyl aminopeptidase, producing the protein MKIIVNNEATLSAEVVLIAQENLQKLVEETKCPNSKALLDRKIFKAKAGEVLPLLHGEKTVILLGLGLKQEFIASEYDTLIAKLTEELKKLDLKEISVNLEYFFDGNIQQYTLETVRALISETYVFDQLKSKKQTYSLDKIEIVYSGNHDIEESAKVGSAIACGQNYAKDLQNLPANICNTDYMLNEARELTSKYETFNLDYLDQDAMAELGMGCALAVGRGSDMSNYTVCMEYNGGDEGQAPIVLVGKGLVFDNGGVCIKPAAGMDSMKMDMGGAAAVMGTMKTLAMLNLPINVVGVMGLAENAVDARSYRPGDVLKSMKGITVEVSNTDAEGRLVLCDTLTYIGKYKPKYVINMATLTGAMIVSLGDAFSGLMANSDKLANSLEQAANASNDLVWRLPLHKPYMKKLDSKVADMDNCGRDRSAGSIVAGLFLSKFTEDYEWAHLDIAGSAMGDFANCKATGRPVPLLTHYLLSQAK; encoded by the coding sequence ATGAAAATAATAGTAAACAATGAAGCAACTTTATCTGCAGAAGTAGTGCTTATAGCTCAAGAAAATTTGCAAAAACTTGTAGAAGAAACAAAATGTCCAAATTCAAAAGCTTTATTAGATAGAAAGATCTTTAAAGCAAAGGCTGGAGAGGTTTTACCATTACTTCATGGTGAAAAAACAGTTATTCTATTGGGTTTAGGTTTAAAGCAAGAATTTATTGCTTCAGAATATGATACTCTCATAGCTAAACTTACTGAAGAACTTAAAAAGCTTGATCTAAAAGAAATATCTGTAAATTTAGAATATTTCTTTGATGGTAATATTCAACAGTATACTTTAGAAACTGTTAGAGCACTTATTTCAGAAACTTATGTTTTTGATCAATTAAAGTCAAAAAAACAAACATACTCTTTGGATAAAATAGAAATAGTCTATTCTGGTAATCATGATATAGAGGAGTCTGCAAAAGTAGGCTCTGCTATTGCATGTGGTCAAAACTATGCAAAAGATTTACAAAACTTACCAGCAAATATCTGTAATACAGACTATATGCTAAATGAAGCGAGAGAGCTTACTTCCAAGTATGAAACATTTAATCTAGATTACCTAGATCAAGATGCTATGGCTGAATTAGGTATGGGGTGTGCTTTAGCAGTTGGTCGTGGTTCGGACATGTCAAATTATACTGTCTGTATGGAGTACAATGGCGGTGATGAAGGACAAGCTCCAATAGTTTTAGTTGGGAAAGGGCTAGTTTTTGACAATGGTGGTGTATGTATTAAGCCAGCAGCTGGCATGGACTCTATGAAAATGGATATGGGTGGTGCTGCAGCTGTAATGGGAACCATGAAAACTCTAGCAATGCTGAATCTACCAATTAATGTTGTAGGTGTTATGGGACTTGCAGAGAATGCCGTTGATGCAAGATCATATAGACCAGGTGACGTGCTTAAGAGTATGAAAGGTATAACAGTAGAAGTTAGCAATACGGATGCAGAAGGTAGGCTAGTTCTTTGTGATACTTTAACTTATATTGGTAAATATAAGCCAAAATATGTGATTAACATGGCAACACTTACAGGTGCTATGATTGTATCTCTTGGAGATGCGTTCTCTGGACTTATGGCAAACAGTGATAAATTAGCAAATAGTTTAGAACAAGCTGCTAATGCTTCCAATGATTTGGTTTGGAGACTTCCTCTTCATAAGCCATATATGAAAAAGTTAGATAGTAAAGTGGCTGATATGGATAATTGTGGTCGTGATAGATCTGCGGGTTCAATTGTTGCTGGTTTGTTCTTATCTAAGTTCACAGAAGATTATGAATGGGCTCATCTTGATATAGCAGGATCTGCTATGGGAGATTTTGCTAATTGTAAAGCTACAGGACGTCCGGTACCATTATTAACACATTATTTACTTTCTCAGGCAAAATAA
- the guaB gene encoding IMP dehydrogenase, with amino-acid sequence MLRITQQAITFDDVLLSPRYSNVLPHQVDLKTNITKDIELNIPLVSAAMDTVTESRLAIAIAQEGGIGIIHKNMSIQAQAQEVKKVKRFENGMVIDPITVKQESPIKEIMQLAKEHNFSGFPVVDENNKTVGIVTKRDFRFAKDLDEPVSSIMTLRDQLVTVAEDASQGSIKKKLHEHKIEKLLVVNDQGELVGLITTKDIERSQNKPNACKDSLGRLRVGAAVGTAADTKERVAALAAEGVDIIVVDTAHGHSQGVLDMVKWVKDNYPNIQIIGGNIATAEAAKDLVEAGADAVKVGIGPGSICTTRIVAGVGVPQITAISNVAEALEGTGVPVIADGGIRFSGDIAKAIVAGASVVMIGGLFGGTEESPGEVELFQGRSYKSYRGMGSLGAMEQGSSDRYFQGDTEAKKFVPEGVEGRVPYKGLLSAVIHQLIGGLKSSMGYTGSKDIQTMRTEPTFVQITGAGFNESHVHNITITKEPPNYQS; translated from the coding sequence ATGTTAAGAATTACTCAACAAGCAATCACTTTTGATGATGTATTGCTTTCACCTAGATATTCAAATGTCCTTCCTCATCAGGTTGATTTGAAAACAAATATCACAAAAGATATCGAGCTAAATATTCCTCTTGTTTCAGCTGCAATGGATACTGTAACAGAGTCTCGTCTTGCTATCGCAATAGCTCAAGAGGGTGGTATTGGTATTATTCATAAAAATATGTCAATTCAGGCTCAAGCTCAAGAAGTCAAAAAAGTAAAAAGATTCGAAAATGGCATGGTAATTGATCCAATTACTGTTAAGCAAGAAAGTCCGATTAAAGAGATTATGCAGTTAGCAAAAGAGCATAATTTTTCAGGCTTTCCAGTAGTCGATGAAAATAATAAAACAGTTGGTATTGTTACAAAGAGAGATTTTAGGTTTGCAAAAGATCTTGATGAGCCAGTTAGTTCTATTATGACACTTAGAGATCAGCTTGTAACTGTTGCTGAAGATGCTTCTCAAGGATCTATCAAAAAGAAATTACATGAACATAAAATAGAAAAATTACTTGTTGTAAACGATCAGGGTGAGTTAGTTGGCTTGATTACAACAAAAGATATTGAAAGATCACAGAATAAACCTAATGCGTGTAAAGATTCTCTAGGGCGTTTAAGAGTTGGTGCAGCAGTTGGTACTGCAGCAGATACTAAGGAGCGTGTAGCAGCATTGGCAGCAGAAGGTGTTGATATTATAGTGGTTGATACAGCTCATGGACACTCTCAAGGAGTGCTTGATATGGTTAAATGGGTAAAAGATAACTACCCTAATATTCAAATTATCGGTGGTAATATTGCCACAGCAGAAGCTGCAAAAGATCTTGTTGAGGCAGGAGCTGATGCTGTTAAAGTAGGTATTGGTCCAGGATCTATTTGTACTACTAGAATTGTAGCTGGTGTTGGTGTTCCTCAGATTACCGCTATTTCAAATGTAGCTGAAGCTTTAGAAGGAACAGGGGTGCCAGTTATAGCAGATGGAGGCATCAGATTTTCAGGGGATATCGCAAAAGCTATCGTTGCTGGAGCATCTGTAGTTATGATTGGTGGTTTATTTGGTGGTACAGAAGAGTCTCCTGGTGAAGTTGAACTTTTCCAAGGTCGCTCTTATAAATCTTACCGTGGTATGGGATCTCTTGGTGCGATGGAACAAGGATCGTCTGATAGATATTTTCAAGGTGATACGGAAGCTAAAAAGTTTGTACCTGAAGGAGTTGAAGGCAGAGTACCTTACAAAGGTTTACTTTCGGCAGTTATTCATCAGTTAATCGGTGGTTTAAAATCAAGCATGGGTTATACAGGTTCGAAAGATATTCAAACTATGCGTACAGAGCCTACATTTGTACAAATTACAGGTGCTGGTTTTAATGAATCTCACGTGCATAATATTACAATTACTAAAGAGCCACCTAATTATCAATCTTAA
- a CDS encoding thiamine diphosphokinase, with protein sequence MFFRQAILFLNGKIDLAFCEKYIQDKFTGLDIFCADGAYRIVKQSEQLNLKIKKVIGDFDSLLVSDSSLFLVDHDQYSTDFEKSLNYIISQGFEKVFVFGASEGEMDHFLCNISIAKNYKNKIDIEFIDIYSRYFFIPEKYSVTNVDGKMFSVMPFGYAKDIYYNGLAYPLSGECLSIDTNTGARNYATQDKVEISYSSGDILLFISHAKYKDRLNAIL encoded by the coding sequence ATGTTTTTTCGTCAAGCAATACTTTTTCTAAATGGTAAAATAGATTTAGCTTTTTGTGAGAAATATATCCAAGATAAATTTACCGGCCTTGATATTTTTTGTGCTGATGGTGCATATAGAATAGTTAAGCAATCAGAACAACTAAACTTAAAAATAAAGAAAGTTATAGGGGATTTTGATTCTTTATTAGTCTCTGATAGTTCACTATTTTTAGTTGATCATGATCAATACTCAACAGATTTTGAAAAATCTCTTAATTATATAATTTCACAAGGCTTTGAAAAGGTTTTTGTATTCGGAGCTTCTGAAGGTGAGATGGATCATTTTTTGTGTAATATTTCTATAGCTAAGAACTATAAAAATAAAATAGATATTGAGTTTATAGATATTTATTCAAGGTACTTTTTCATACCTGAAAAATACTCTGTTACCAATGTGGATGGTAAGATGTTTTCAGTGATGCCTTTTGGATATGCAAAGGATATATATTATAATGGTCTTGCATATCCTTTGAGTGGAGAGTGCTTAAGTATAGATACAAATACAGGCGCAAGAAATTATGCTACGCAAGATAAGGTTGAAATATCTTATTCGAGCGGGGATATTTTATTATTTATATCGCATGCGAAATATAAGGACAGATTAAATGCAATTTTGTAA
- the pgi gene encoding glucose-6-phosphate isomerase produces MQFCNDSKKQLKQQNINLKQEFVSDSKRLEKFSLKHGGIYFDYSKNLINDTILSSLLGAAEQSDLKSKIAQMFSGEKINSTENRAVLHTALRDLSDSPLIVDGQDIRKEVKEEKQRVKELVEKVVSGEWKGFSGKKITDVVNIGIGGSDLGPKMVVRALQPYHCIGLKVHFVSNVDADSLLQALHVVDPETTLFIVASKSFSTEETLLNSISAREWLLDHYENEKAVANHFIAISSKLDKVEEFGIDLQHCYKMWDWVGGRYSLWSSIGMSIAFAVGYANFEKLLAGAYSVDKHFQETDFDKNIPVIMGLLASFYSCAYNSQSQALLPYDERLCYFVDYLQQADMESNGKSVNLAGETVNYQTGVVLWGGVGTNGQHAFHQLLHQGNVFIPVDFIAVTNSHHNYQNHQDALLANCFGQSQALMFGQSYEMVYNDLLKSGLSEAEAKELAPHKVIPGNRPSTTILLDELSPFSLGALIALYEHKIFVQGVLWNVNSYDQWGVELGKKLGKNILKAMADRSSDEYENLDESTKMLIAKVTK; encoded by the coding sequence ATGCAATTTTGTAATGATTCAAAAAAACAACTAAAACAACAGAATATTAATTTAAAACAAGAGTTCGTAAGTGATAGCAAGCGACTTGAGAAATTTTCATTAAAGCATGGTGGTATATACTTTGATTATTCAAAAAATCTTATAAATGACACTATTCTGTCTTCATTGTTAGGGGCCGCTGAGCAATCTGATTTAAAGAGCAAAATAGCACAAATGTTCTCTGGTGAGAAAATTAACTCTACTGAAAATAGAGCTGTATTACATACCGCTTTGCGTGACTTATCAGATTCACCTTTAATTGTAGATGGTCAAGATATTCGCAAGGAAGTCAAAGAGGAAAAACAGCGAGTAAAAGAATTAGTTGAAAAAGTGGTTTCTGGAGAATGGAAAGGTTTTTCTGGTAAGAAAATTACTGATGTTGTAAATATTGGTATTGGTGGCTCTGATCTTGGTCCTAAGATGGTTGTTAGAGCATTGCAACCTTATCATTGTATAGGTTTAAAAGTGCATTTTGTTTCAAATGTGGATGCTGATTCATTGTTACAAGCTTTACATGTGGTTGATCCAGAGACTACTTTATTTATAGTGGCTTCAAAATCTTTTTCAACAGAGGAAACTCTTTTAAACTCGATTTCAGCTAGAGAATGGCTATTAGATCATTATGAAAATGAAAAAGCAGTTGCTAATCATTTTATAGCTATATCAAGTAAACTTGATAAAGTAGAAGAATTTGGTATAGATCTACAGCATTGTTATAAAATGTGGGATTGGGTAGGGGGACGTTATTCTTTATGGTCATCTATCGGTATGTCGATAGCTTTTGCAGTTGGCTATGCTAATTTTGAGAAACTTTTAGCTGGAGCGTATTCTGTAGATAAGCATTTTCAAGAAACAGATTTTGATAAAAATATTCCTGTGATTATGGGATTGTTAGCAAGTTTTTACTCATGTGCTTATAATAGTCAATCTCAGGCATTATTACCTTATGATGAGAGACTATGTTATTTCGTTGACTATCTTCAACAAGCAGATATGGAAAGTAATGGAAAATCTGTAAATTTAGCTGGAGAAACTGTTAATTATCAAACAGGAGTGGTTTTGTGGGGTGGTGTTGGAACAAATGGACAACATGCTTTTCATCAGCTTTTACATCAGGGAAATGTTTTTATCCCTGTTGATTTTATTGCTGTTACGAATAGTCATCATAATTATCAAAATCATCAAGATGCTCTTCTAGCAAACTGCTTTGGGCAGTCTCAAGCACTAATGTTTGGACAATCGTACGAGATGGTTTATAATGATTTGTTAAAATCTGGATTAAGTGAGGCTGAAGCGAAAGAACTTGCTCCTCACAAAGTAATACCAGGTAATAGGCCAAGTACTACAATTTTACTTGACGAGCTAAGTCCATTTAGCCTTGGAGCATTGATTGCTTTATATGAGCATAAGATATTTGTTCAAGGTGTTTTGTGGAATGTTAATAGCTATGATCAATGGGGTGTTGAGCTTGGTAAAAAATTAGGCAAAAATATTTTAAAAGCTATGGCAGATAGATCGTCAGATGAATATGAGAATCTTGATGAGTCAACAAAAATGTTAATAGCAAAGGTAACTAAGTAA
- a CDS encoding pilus assembly FimT family protein yields the protein MVRSKKKGFSLVEVMVVIAIMTILMMAAISSFTFYYKTFAETRLTNLQKLIEFGVIRARTDGQTVVICAATPDSFDSNGKLDPNSFACSTERSWGDNPIVAFESADGTTTYDGDNDEIIANLAQGHGENIYINLAGSPSFIRINPNGFMATGNGNITYCDRTNQYQAALITNLVGRVIYTDSPTRDGGGSYTCE from the coding sequence ATGGTTAGAAGTAAAAAGAAAGGTTTTTCATTGGTAGAGGTGATGGTTGTAATTGCTATCATGACTATACTTATGATGGCAGCAATTAGCTCATTTACTTTTTACTATAAGACATTTGCAGAAACTCGTTTGACAAACTTACAGAAACTAATTGAGTTTGGTGTTATCAGAGCGCGTACAGATGGGCAAACAGTAGTTATTTGTGCAGCAACACCTGATAGTTTTGATAGCAATGGTAAGCTTGATCCTAATAGTTTTGCATGTTCAACTGAAAGGTCTTGGGGCGATAACCCTATTGTAGCTTTTGAAAGTGCTGATGGTACAACTACATATGATGGTGATAACGATGAAATTATTGCGAATCTGGCCCAAGGACATGGTGAAAATATTTATATAAATTTAGCAGGTAGTCCAAGTTTTATAAGAATTAATCCAAATGGCTTTATGGCCACAGGAAATGGGAACATTACATATTGTGATAGAACAAATCAATATCAAGCTGCTTTAATCACGAATTTGGTGGGTAGAGTTATTTATACCGATAGCCCAACTAGAGATGGTGGTGGCTCATATACTTGCGAATAA
- the greA gene encoding transcription elongation factor GreA → MTTDRIPMTPAGEQALRTELDKLKKVERPAIIEAIAEARDHGDLKENAEYHAAREKQGIIEGRIKDIEAKLSNAQVIDVTKINANGMVIFGATVTVMNVKTEEETTYQIVGEDEADIDNHKISVVAPLARALIKKEEGDEIVLDTPKGKVTYEIVEVEYK, encoded by the coding sequence ATGACAACTGATAGAATACCTATGACTCCAGCTGGAGAACAAGCCCTAAGAACAGAGTTAGATAAACTTAAAAAGGTTGAAAGACCTGCTATTATTGAGGCTATTGCAGAAGCTCGTGATCACGGTGATTTAAAAGAAAATGCTGAGTATCATGCTGCTAGGGAAAAGCAAGGTATTATCGAAGGTAGAATCAAAGATATTGAAGCAAAACTATCAAATGCCCAAGTAATTGATGTAACTAAAATTAATGCAAATGGTATGGTAATCTTTGGGGCAACAGTTACTGTTATGAATGTTAAAACAGAAGAAGAAACTACTTACCAGATCGTAGGAGAAGATGAAGCAGATATCGATAATCATAAAATATCTGTAGTTGCGCCTTTGGCTCGTGCTTTAATCAAAAAAGAAGAGGGCGATGAGATTGTTCTTGATACTCCAAAAGGTAAAGTAACTTACGAAATCGTAGAAGTAGAATATAAGTAA